One stretch of Armigeres subalbatus isolate Guangzhou_Male chromosome 2, GZ_Asu_2, whole genome shotgun sequence DNA includes these proteins:
- the LOC134212325 gene encoding tetratricopeptide repeat protein 14 homolog, which translates to MSSRQLDPELVEKAIGFHGLPLQKIWEGERGDADLNRIGVTNTDYKVYQSRQKTLTFQDRAKRFKLHQFISKKADFLYDSALTQQPVRARNERRRPGDFQQCEKFSIPPIDAFMDIETNDKVNHFLQTTRPGDVVYGVVANKSHQGIIFKVLLSLGNTCCFINTSSIKAYVTNNYLVPVYDRAGATRSYTAGDLICCEVADAQPDARKLICTMQRTMLSRSPATIVYGHISAAELPQIYNLTATDELQPYEYYLKKSPSFNDPQAIESLMHELGLSGNDFYTNMSSLKGKFPPQEYAGELRNSQASKWAFRSVAEGIEHFKEGRHSEAFQCLNKALSIDPRNIEGLVARGALYANSGSFKKAVDDFEMALKINSSHANARKYMGETLVALGRSYEEESRFDEAKKAYQDCLNIIPHHEEAQNSLEFLKSKTYNKQIVAPNELELPALNIPKSSAHDRHKQEADTSGVSGGKRDGSEARKEKKNSKKQDKKKRHKKHQSSSSDSSSNSSDSSDSSSGSDSSSSDSSSSSDSSRSSRPKKRSKRSKNEKKPKSLSPLSKRMSAGMGNDSRGAMDVPFSFGNQPIHGHPPPGADDYELKVRKFLDMPRDEDNYEEKVRRFVAEAAKYQKERKAQEEKTKKKKKKEEKKAKKESKKKRKSEEKKKSKKKDKDDDVLNNDKLKEALKIFENFPVLDELGTKLSEYYSKLENQGAGPSGMASVMSSLLTKGSKKEASKPDKAEETKVSLKAQEMSKERAEKETKWRMMFNKDERAVKEPKEQSKPFVPKQYAFSNDSDEESLGVFQMQQHQAQLQQKASQRTSRYEEDKNRRRPPTPEKPKPSVSQMAPVKSGPVVLDKFGNFRLANADDAAKPPEPSGPPRRSRSRSRGRRYGSSSRSRSQSARRRSRSGSFRRRFSRSRSRSFSRSRSRSYSRSRSRSRSFERRRFDRRGYRGRGGFHDRPYGNRFHHRGGFMHRRGGFRDFRDNNRGGFRDRPFRNRFRGRFQKSFSRSTSKSPDRIPVSPSDRHRRDRSREQERDRSRERNYEAKRSKDRESSKIKEKKEEKSTEETSHTFSANDIEGRWADKKESEERDPPPPGAEDTSLDDIERTLEKARKEKKEEMMERNKDMLKKSGDS; encoded by the exons ATGTCCTCGCGTCAGCTGGATCCCGAGTTGGTGGAGAAGGCAATTGGATTCCATGGATTACCTCTGCAAAAAATTTGGGAAGGAGAACGTGGCGATGCCGATTTGAATCGCATTGGCGTAACAAATACAGACTATAAAGTCTACCAGTCCCGGCAAAAGACTCTCACCTTCCAAGATCGTGCCAAGAGGTTCAAGTTACATCAGTTTATTTCGAAGAAAGCGGATTTTTTGTATGATAGTGCATTGACCCAGCAGCCAGTTAGAGCTCGGAATGAAAGACGGCGTCCAGGTGATTTTCAACAAT gtgaaAAGTTCTCTATTCCACCCATTGATGCTTTTATGGATATAGAGACGAATGATAAAGTGAATCATTTCCTACAG ACTACAAGACCGGGCGACGTTGTGTACGGCGTAGTGGCTAATAAATCCCACCAAGGAATAATTTTCAAAGTGTTACTTTCGCTTGGAAATACTTGTTGTTTTATAAATACCAGCTCAATCAag GCCTATGTCACGAataactatttggtaccggtatATGATCGTGCTGGTGCTACTCGTAGCTACACGGCGGGTGATTTGATCTGCTGTGAAGTGGCTGATGCCCAACCGGACGCACGAAAACTTATCTGCACCATGCAGCGTACCATGCTTAGCCGATCACCAGCCACAATTGTCTATGGTCACATATCTGCAGCAGAACTTCCTCAAATTTACAA CCTTACAGCAACAGACGAGTTACAACCCTACGAGtactatttgaaaaaatcgccGTCGTTCAATGACCCCCAGGCCATTGAAAGTTTGATGCATGAACTTGGCCTTAGTGGGAACGATTTCTACACCAACATGTCGAGTTTGAAAGGCAAGTTTCCTCCGCAGGAATATGCAGGCGAGCTTCGTAATTCTCAAGCAAGCAAGTGGGCATTCAG ATCGGTTGCGGAGGGTATCGAACACTTCAAGGAAGGGCGCCATAGTGAAGCGTTTCAATGTTTGAACAAAGCACTCAGCATTGACCCGCGCAACATTGAAGGCTTGGTGGCACGAGGAGCGTTGTACGCCAATAGCGGTTCCTTCAAGAAGGCAGTGGACGATTTCGAGATGGCATTGAAGATCAACTCATCCCACGCAAATGCGCGCAAATATATGGGTGAAACGTTGGTGGCGCTGGGGAGGAGCTACGAGGAGGAGAGCCGTTTCGATGAAGCCAAAAAAGCCTACCAGGACTGCTTGAACATTATTCCCCACCACGAAGAAGCGCAGAACTCGTTGGAGTTCCTTAAATCTAAAACATATAATAAACAAATCGTTGCACCCAATGAGCTGGAATTGCCTG CGTTGAATATTCCAAAGTCATCCGCCCATGATCGTCACAAGCAGGAAGCGGATACATCCGGTGTCAGTGGTGGCAAGCGGGATGGCTCTGAGGCACGTAAGGAAAAAAAGAATAGCAAGAAGCAGGACAAAAAGAAACGACACAAGAAACACCAGAGCAGCTCCAGCGATTCGAGTTCGAACAGTTCGGATTCCAGCGATTCTAGTTCCGGCTctgacagcagcagcagcgattCTTCGTCAAGTTCGG ATTCTTCGCGCTCATCCAGACCCAAAAAGCGCAGTAAACGCAGCAAAAATGAGAAGAAGCCAAAATCACTATCACCACTCAGCAAGCGCATGTCGGCCGGAATGGGTAACGATAGTCGTGGTGCAATGGACGTACCTTTCTCGTTTGGCAACCAACCGATTCATGGCCATCCCCCACCTGGTGCAGACGATTATGAGCTGAAG GTTCGTAAATTCTTAGACATGCCACGTGACGAGGATAACTACGAGGAGAAGGTTCGTCGTTTTGTAGCCGAGGCTGCAAAGTATCAGAAAGAACGTAAGGCACAGGAGGAAAAGaccaaaaagaaaaagaagaaggaggagaaAAAAGCCAAGAAGGAAAGCAAGAAGAAGCGTAAatcagaagaaaagaaaaagtcAAAAAAGAAGGACAAGGATGATGACGTTCTGAACAACGATAAATTGAAAGAAGCGTTAAA aatttttgaaaactttccTGTCTTGGATGAACTTGGCACGAAATTATCTGAGTACTACTCTAAATTGGAAAACCAAGGAGCAGGTCCTAGCGGTATGGCGTCAGTGATGTCTTCACTGCTTACAAAAGGATCTAAAAAAGAAGCATCCAAACCGGATAAAGCTGAAGAAACAAAGGTATCTTTGAAAGCCCAAGAAATGTCAAAGGAACGCGCGGAAAAAGAAACGAAATGGCGCATGATGTTCAACAAGGACGAAAGGGCAGTTAAAGAACCAAAAGAACAAAGCAAACCATTTGTTCCGAAACAATACGCCTTCTCAAACGATTCGGATGAGGAATCGCTTGGCGTTTTTCAGATGCAACAACATCAGGCACAGCTACAACAGAAAGCTAGCCAAAGGACGTCGCGATATGAGGAGGACAAGAACAGAAGGAGACCACCTACACCGGAAAAGCCAAAACCTTCTGTCTCACAAATGGCACCTGTCAAATCTGGCCCGGTGGTTCTGGACAAGTTTGGCAACTTTAGGCTTGCTAATGCCGATGACGCTGCTAAGCCACCGGAACCCTCAGGCCCGCCGCGTCGATCCCGTAGTAGATCACGCGGTCGTCGTTATGGCAGTTCAAGTCGTTCTCGGTCGCAAAGTGCAAGACGACGTTCGCGTTCTGGAAGTTTTAGACGCCGTTTTAGTCGTTCAAGATCTCGGTCCTTCAGTCGATCGCGGTCACGGTCGTACTCGAGAAGCCGTTCACGTTCACGCAGCTTCGAACGGCGTCGTTTTGACCGTCGTGGCTATCGTGGCAGAGGTGGTTTCCATGACCGACCCTACGGAAATCGATTCCATCACAGGGGCGGTTTCATGCATCGCCGAGGCGGTTTTCGAGATTTCCGTGACAACAATCGTGGAGGATTTCGTGATCGTCCCTTCCGCAATCGTTTCCGAGGGAGATTCCAGAAGTCGTTCAGTCGCAGCACTAGCAAGTCGCCCGATCGCATTCCGGTGAGTCCATCTGACCGCCATCGAAGAGATCGTTCTCGTGAACAAGAGCGAGACCGGTCGCGGGAACGTAATTATGAAGCCAAGCGCTCGAAAGATCGCGAGAGTTCTAAGAtaaaggaaaagaaagaagagaagTCAACAGAGGAAACCAGTCACACATTTTCCGCTAACGACATCGAAGGAAGGTGGGCTGATAAGAAAGAAAGTGAAGAAAGAGATCCTCCTCCGCCTGGAGCCGAGGATACATCTCTGGATGACATAGAAAGAACATTGGAAAAGGCTCgtaaggaaaaaaaggaagaaatgatgGAACGCAATAAGGACATGCTAAAAAAAAGTGGCGATTCGTAA